The Cellulosimicrobium cellulans genome contains the following window.
CGCGCCCCGCCCCGTCGCTCACGGGCCGCAGCCTACCGGCGCGGGTGTCGCGGGGCCTCTGATACCGTTCCATGAACAGAACGCCCCCGTCTGCCAGGAGCAGCATGGACCCCGCCCCGGACCGCCTGCGCCCCGTCCTCGCCGGGCTCGTGACCGCCCTCGTCGGCTTCACGAGCTCGTTCGCCGTCGTGCTCGCCGGTCTGCGCGCCGTCGGCGCGACCCCCGACCAGGCGGCCTCGGGACTCCTCGCACTCTGCGTCACGCAGGCCGTCGGCATCCTCTGGCTGACCACCCGGCACCGCACCCCGCTCACGCTCGCGTGGTCCACGCCCGGCGCCGCGCTGCTCGTGAGCACGGGCGCCGTCGCGGGCGGGTGGCCCGCCGCGGTCGGGGCGTTCTGCGTCGTCGGCGGGCTCGTCCTGCTCACCGCCCTCTGGCCGCGCCTCGGCGGCCTCGTCGCCGCCATCCCGACGCCGATCGCCCAGGCGATGCTCGCCGGCGTGCTCCTGACCCTGTGCCTCGCACCGGTGCGCGCGGTCGTCGCCACACCGCTCCTCGTCGCACCGGTGATCGTCACGTGGCTCGTCCTGCTGCGGGTCGCGCCGCGCTGGGCCGCGCCCGCCGCGCTCGCGGTGACGCTCGCGATCGTCGGGTACGAGGCCGTGCACGGCGGGACGCTCGCCTGGTCCGACGCCGTGCCGCGCCTCGACCTCACGGCGCCCACGCTCTCGTGGCAGGCCGTCGTCGGGCTCGCCGTCCCGCTCTACGTCGTGACGATGGCTTCGCAGAACGTGCCCGGCGTCGCCGTCATGGCGTCGTTCGGCTATCGCGTGCCGTGGCGCGAGACGATGACCGTCACCGGCCTCGCGACCCTCGCCGGAGCGACCGCGGGCGGCCACACGATCAACCTCGCGGCGATCTCCGCCGCGCTCGCCGCAGGGCCCGAGGCGCACCCCGACCCCCGACGCCGCTGGCTCGCCGCCCACACCGCCGGGTGGGCGTACCTCGTGCTCGCCGTCGGGTCGGCAGGCCTCGCCGCGCTCGTCGCCGCCGCGCCCGCGGGGCTCGTCGAGGCGGCGGCCGGGCTCGCGCTCGTCGGTACGCTCGGCGCCGCCGTCGCCGGCGCCGTCGCCGAGCCGCGCGGACGCGAGGCCGCGGTCGTGACGTTCCTCGTCGCCGCGAGCGGCGCCGTCGTCGCGGGCATCGGCGCCGCGTTCTGGGCGATCCTCGCCGGGCTGGCCGTCCACGCGGTCCTCACGGTGCGCCGTCGGGCGCCGGACCCGCCGACAGCGCATCCCGGCCCGCGCGAGGTAGAACGACCGGTCGCGAGGTAGAACCCCCCGTCTTCTACCTCGCGGCGGGAGGCTCTACCTCGCGGGGGCCGGTGCCGGCTCGAGCGGGTCCGGTCCGAGGACCGGGAGGTTGTCGCGGAAGACGTTCGTCGGGTCGACGCGGCGCTTGACCTCCCGCAGCCGCTCCAGGGTCGCGGGCGGGAACGCGTTGGCGAGCCGCGCGGGGTGGCTGTCGAGGCGGCGGTCGGTGTCGAAGCTCAGGTACATGCCCTCGAACACGTCGGCCAGCGCGTCCCAGCGCGCGTCGAGCCGCGAGCGGCTCGCCCCCATCGCCGCGACCGAGAAGTTCGCCGACCGGTGCGCGTACGCCGTCGCGTCGGCTGGGACGTCGGACGCCGCGCCGCCCGTCGAGCGGATCTGGAAGAAGTACGTGTCGCCGCTCGCGACGAGCCCCGCGAGCCGGGCCGACGCCTCGGGCGTGAGGTGCTCCAGCAGGCCCGACCGCGACACGGGCTCGCCCTGGCCGCCGTGCGGGCCGGGCGCGGGTGCGGAGACGACGGCGTCGTAGGGCACGATCTGCGCCGTCGCCTGGGCGAGCAGCGGGGAGATCGCCGCGAACGGCTGCAGGCGGGCGAGGACGGTGTCCGGGTCGTCGGAGTCGACCATGGTCATGGACTGCGCGACGACGGGCTGGCCGGGGCGCGGGCGCCCGACGATCAGGAAGCTCGTCGTGTCGCGCGGCGACGTCTCGACCGTCGCGCCCCAGCGCTCGAGGAACCCGGCGAGGTCCGAGGCGTCGTGCACCATCTGCGCGAACCCCACCGCCGGGACCTCGTCCGCGACGAGCTCGAACGACGTGACGATCCCGACCTGCGACCCCGCGCCGCGCACGGCCCAGAACAGGTCCGGGTTCTCGTCCGCGCTCGCCCGCACCACCGACCCGTCGGCGAGGACGACCTCGACGGCGCGCACGTGGTCGATCGTCAGACCGTGGGCGCGGCCGAGGAAGCCGATGCCGCCCGCGGTCGCGAGCCCGCCCACGCCCACGCCGCCGTAGTCGCCCGACGTGATCGCCCACCCGCGCGGCGCGAGCGCCGCCGCGACCTCGCCCCAGCGCGCGCCCGGCCCGACGCGCACGAGGTGCGCGGCGTCGTCGAGCACCTCGATCTGGTCCAGCGCGCCGAGGTCGAGGACGATCCCGCCGTCGTTCGTGGAGCGCCCGCTGATGCCGTGCCCGCCCGAGCGGACGGACAGCGGCACGGTGCGCGTCACCGGCTGGGCGCGCGCGAAGGCGAGCGCCGCGACGACCTCCGCGGTGTCGCGGGGCCGCAGCACGAGCCCGGGCGACCCGCCGCGCAGGTAGTTCGAGCGCACGCCCCCGTACGCGGAGTCGCCCGGCTCGACCGCGCGCTCCGCGAGCGAGGCGGGGACGTCGTCGTACGCGATGCCGTCGCGGCGCGCGACGCGGACCGCGAGCGGCACGACGCGGGACGTGTCGGTCCCGCTCGTCGCGCGCCCCGCGGCGACGGCGTCCCGCAGCGCGGGCGCGACCTCCTCGGCGAACCGGCGGGTCGTGCGCTCGTCGTCGGTCGCGAGGATCAGCGTCGAGACGCCGTCCTCCAGGACGAGCGGCAGGAGCCGCTCGACCCAGGCCTCGGGCGGGCCGGCGAGGTCGGGCGCGCCGCCCAGGCCGCCCGAGCCGTCGGCGCCCTCGAAGGTGCCCGCCACGTTGAGCAGGCGCGTGACCTCGCGCGGGTCGCGCCCGACGGCGGTCGCGGCCTCGTCGATGCGCGCGTTGCCCGCGCGCAGCCCGTCCAGGCCGACGCGGCCCAGCGACGGGAGCCAGCCGTCGGCCTTCTCGCCGACGAGGCGCAGCATGCGAGGGCCGAGCGCGCCCAGCCAGAGCGGGATGCGCCGCGTGGTCCCCGGCCCGGCGGTCGCGCCGTCGAGCCGGTGGTGGCGCCCGGGGACGAACAGCTCGCCGTCGCCGTCCTCGCCCCAGATCGCCCGGACCACCTCGATCGCCTCGGCGAGCGCGTCGACGGACTCGCCCGGACTCAGGCGTTCGACGCCCATCGAGACCATGGCGTCCCAGAAGGCGCCCGCGCCCAGCGCGAGGTCGACGCGCCCGTCGGACAGCAGGTCGAGGCTCGCCGCGGCGCGCGCGAGCACGGCGGGCTGGCGCATCGGGACGTTGACGACGTCGGGCGCGACGTGGATGCGCTCCGTCGCGGACGCGACGTACGACAGCAGGGTCCACGTGTCGAGGAAGCGCGGCTGGTACGGGTGGTCCTGGAACGTCACGAGGTCGTAGCCGAGGTCCTCGGCGAGGCGGGCGAGCCCGACCGTCGCCTCCGGGTCCTGCGCCGACGGCGTGACGAACGTGCCGAACCGGAGGGGGTGGCCGTAGTCGGTCATGCGCGGTCCTCGCCGTCCCTCGTGACGCCCGACGCCGGGCCGCCCGGGGCGGTGCCGCGTGCGGCCGCGACGAGCTCGCGCGCCGCAGGGGCGACCTCCTGGCCGACGACGGCGAGCGTCGTCGGGTCGTCGCCCGCGACGATCCACGTGGACACTCCGTGCTCGAGCGTCACCTCCGCGACCTGCTCGGCCCACTGGCGCGGCGAGCCCTGGAGGAACCCTGCGCCGCCGTCGGCGGTGAACCGGCCGCCCACGTTGAGGAGCCTGCGCACGGCCCGCGGGTCACGACCCGCGTCCTCGGCGGCGGCGTCGATCGTCGCGTTGCCCTGCGCCAGCGCCTCGAAGCTCTGGAGGTACGCGAGCGACGGGAGCCAGCCGTCGGCCTTCGCCCCGACGAGGCGCAGCATCCGGGGCTTGAGCGCGCCGACCCAGATCTCGACGTCGTGCGCGGGTGCGGGCCCGCGCTTGGCGCCGTCGACGTGGTGGCGCGACCCGCCCGCGACGAGGCGGTCGCGCGTGGACGTGTCCCACAGCCCGCGGACGACGTCGATGCCCTCGGAGAGCGCGTCGACCGACTCCCCCGGCGTCAGGCGCTCGCCGCCCATCGCGACGATCGGGTCCCAGAACCCGCCCGCGCCGAGTCCCAGCTCGACGCGCCCGCCCGAGAGCCGATCGAGGCTCGCGACGGCCCGCGCGAGGACGGCCGGCGGGCGCAGCGGCAGGTTGAGCACGTTGCCCGCGAGGCGGACGCGCTCGGTGCGCGCGGCGACCCAGGACAGCAGCGTCCACGTGTCGAGGAACGCCGCCTGGTAGGGGTGGTCCTGGAACGTGACGAGGTCGAGGCCCACCTCCTCGGAGAGCTGCGCCAGCGCGACGGCATGGTGCGGCGCCGCGGCGGTAGGCGTGACGAAGGACCCGAAGCGCAGGTCGTGGCCGTAGTCGGGCATGGCTCCTCGCGATCTCAAGATACGTTGCTGTACAGAACATATCTTCAACAGATAGGTGGTGCAACCGCATTCCCGGCGGTAGGGTGGGCGGATGAGCACGAGCACGACGACCGCTCCCACGACCGGCCCCGCCGAGCTCCCCGGCCGTCTCGAGGACCTCGGCTGGCACCTCGGCGTGCTGCTGCGCGCCTACCGCGCGACCGTCGAGCAGGCGCTCGACGACGTCCCGCACGGCACGCGCGGCTACCAGGTCCTCGTCACCGTCGCGCAGGGCGACCACCCCACCCAGCTCGCCCTCGCCGAGCACCACGGCATCGACCGGACCGTCATGACCTACCTCGTCGACGACCTCGTCGCCGCAGGCCTCGTCGAGCGGCAGCAGAACCCCGCCGACCGCCGCGCGCGCCGCGTCGTCGCGACGCCCGAGGGCCGCCGTCGGCTCGCCGGCTGGGCCGCCGCCGTGCACGACGCCGAGGAGCAGCTCCTCGGCATGCTCTCGCCCGACGAGCGCAGCGCCTTCCGCACGCTCATGCGCCGCGTCGCGTGCGACCTCCGCGACGTCGACGCCACCACCGACCCCTGCACCGTCGCCGAGCACACCCTCGGAGCCCCCACCCCGCCGCGGTAGTTCGGGTCGACGACGCGGCTCTCGCTGGTCGAGCATGCGGTTGCGGCCCGTCCGGGGGCCGGAGCGGGCCATGACGGCATGCTCGGCGCGACGGGGCGACCGGTTTCCTATCTCGGGAGGGGGTCGGCCGCCGTCGGGGACGCGCCGGCGTCGGTGAGTGCGGCGTCGGTGTCCTCGGGGTCGCGACCGCGGAGGGGGTAGAACCAGAAGCACACGAACGCGAGCGCGGCGAGGACCACGGGGACGCCACCGAGGAGGAGGCGCACGCCGGTCGCGACGCTGTCGGGCTGCACGACGTCGCCCGCACCCTCGACGTACCCGCTCGCCGACAGCACGCCCGCGACGAGCACGGCCTGGACGATCACGGAACCGCGCACGACGAACCCGTTGGCGCCGAAGTACATGCCCTCGCGGCGCAGACCGGTGCGGCGCTCGTCGTCGTCGATGACCTGCGCGAGCGCGACCTCGAGCACCTGCATGAGCCCCGCGACGCCGACGCCCACGGCGAGCCCGGCGAGCGCGGCGCCGAGCACGGTGGACGGGACGAGGTAGAGGCACGTCGCGAGGCCGTACACCGCGACGACCCAGAGCATGGCCGATCGCGGGCCGATCTTCCGCACGACCCACGACCACCCGACGATCGACGGGATCGCGGCGACGAAGATCGGGGCGAGCAGCAGCGTCGCGTCGGCCTCGGCGCCACCCAGCGTGTAGCGCACGTAGAACGGGATCGCGGCGAGCACGATGGCGGTCGTGCTCTGGAGCAGGAGCGACCCGAGCACGTAGGTGACGAACGCCCGGTTGGCGAACGTGTAGCGGAGCTGGTCCCCCAGCCCGACGGCGGCCTCACGCTCGCGCACGACGGCGTCGTCGACCGGGCGCTCGACCATCCCCGCGAGGGACCACACGAAGAACGCGAGGCTCACGACCGCGAGCAGCAGCGCCATCCACGTCCACCCGAACGTGCCGTACAGCAGCGGCGCCCCGGCGGTGCCGAGGATCATGCCGACGAGGCCGAAGATCTGGCGCGGCGTGTTGCCGCGGGCGCGCTCCGCCGTCGTGCGGAAGATCTCGGGGAACAGCGCGGAGATGTTGAGCGCGACGACGACGTACGCGACGTCGAACAGCGCGACGACGACGAGGAACCACACGACGAGGCCGGTCGGGCCCACGGCGGGCGGCATCCAGACGAGCGCGAACGCGACGACGAGCGGCACGATCCCCAGCACGATCCAGGGGACGCGCCGGCCCCACCGCGTGCGGCGCCGGTCGGACGCCGCGCCGACGAGGGGGTTGAGCAGGGCGTTGAGGATCCCGTGCGCGACCATCGCACCGGCGACCCAGCCGGCGCGCACGCCGAGGTGGTCGACGTAGAAGTAGACGACGAACGCGGAGAACGTCTGCATCAGCAGGTTCGAGGGGAACGCGGACGCGCCGTAGGCGATCGTCCGCGCGCGGGAGGGCGCACCGACGAGCCGGCGGTCCCGCATCCGCGCGAGCAGCCCGCCACCCGCCGTGGGCACGCTGCCCGACGGCGTCCCGTGCGGGGCGCTCACCGCTCGCCCCGCTGCACCGCGCGCAGGTCCCGCCAACCGACCCGGACGATGCCCTCCTCGGCGATCACGGCCGCGACGGCCGGGTCGGC
Protein-coding sequences here:
- a CDS encoding LLM class flavin-dependent oxidoreductase, whose protein sequence is MTDYGHPLRFGTFVTPSAQDPEATVGLARLAEDLGYDLVTFQDHPYQPRFLDTWTLLSYVASATERIHVAPDVVNVPMRQPAVLARAAASLDLLSDGRVDLALGAGAFWDAMVSMGVERLSPGESVDALAEAIEVVRAIWGEDGDGELFVPGRHHRLDGATAGPGTTRRIPLWLGALGPRMLRLVGEKADGWLPSLGRVGLDGLRAGNARIDEAATAVGRDPREVTRLLNVAGTFEGADGSGGLGGAPDLAGPPEAWVERLLPLVLEDGVSTLILATDDERTTRRFAEEVAPALRDAVAAGRATSGTDTSRVVPLAVRVARRDGIAYDDVPASLAERAVEPGDSAYGGVRSNYLRGGSPGLVLRPRDTAEVVAALAFARAQPVTRTVPLSVRSGGHGISGRSTNDGGIVLDLGALDQIEVLDDAAHLVRVGPGARWGEVAAALAPRGWAITSGDYGGVGVGGLATAGGIGFLGRAHGLTIDHVRAVEVVLADGSVVRASADENPDLFWAVRGAGSQVGIVTSFELVADEVPAVGFAQMVHDASDLAGFLERWGATVETSPRDTTSFLIVGRPRPGQPVVAQSMTMVDSDDPDTVLARLQPFAAISPLLAQATAQIVPYDAVVSAPAPGPHGGQGEPVSRSGLLEHLTPEASARLAGLVASGDTYFFQIRSTGGAASDVPADATAYAHRSANFSVAAMGASRSRLDARWDALADVFEGMYLSFDTDRRLDSHPARLANAFPPATLERLREVKRRVDPTNVFRDNLPVLGPDPLEPAPAPAR
- a CDS encoding LLM class flavin-dependent oxidoreductase, which encodes MPDYGHDLRFGSFVTPTAAAPHHAVALAQLSEEVGLDLVTFQDHPYQAAFLDTWTLLSWVAARTERVRLAGNVLNLPLRPPAVLARAVASLDRLSGGRVELGLGAGGFWDPIVAMGGERLTPGESVDALSEGIDVVRGLWDTSTRDRLVAGGSRHHVDGAKRGPAPAHDVEIWVGALKPRMLRLVGAKADGWLPSLAYLQSFEALAQGNATIDAAAEDAGRDPRAVRRLLNVGGRFTADGGAGFLQGSPRQWAEQVAEVTLEHGVSTWIVAGDDPTTLAVVGQEVAPAARELVAAARGTAPGGPASGVTRDGEDRA
- a CDS encoding MarR family winged helix-turn-helix transcriptional regulator yields the protein MSTSTTTAPTTGPAELPGRLEDLGWHLGVLLRAYRATVEQALDDVPHGTRGYQVLVTVAQGDHPTQLALAEHHGIDRTVMTYLVDDLVAAGLVERQQNPADRRARRVVATPEGRRRLAGWAAAVHDAEEQLLGMLSPDERSAFRTLMRRVACDLRDVDATTDPCTVAEHTLGAPTPPR
- a CDS encoding benzoate/H(+) symporter BenE family transporter, producing the protein MDPAPDRLRPVLAGLVTALVGFTSSFAVVLAGLRAVGATPDQAASGLLALCVTQAVGILWLTTRHRTPLTLAWSTPGAALLVSTGAVAGGWPAAVGAFCVVGGLVLLTALWPRLGGLVAAIPTPIAQAMLAGVLLTLCLAPVRAVVATPLLVAPVIVTWLVLLRVAPRWAAPAALAVTLAIVGYEAVHGGTLAWSDAVPRLDLTAPTLSWQAVVGLAVPLYVVTMASQNVPGVAVMASFGYRVPWRETMTVTGLATLAGATAGGHTINLAAISAALAAGPEAHPDPRRRWLAAHTAGWAYLVLAVGSAGLAALVAAAPAGLVEAAAGLALVGTLGAAVAGAVAEPRGREAAVVTFLVAASGAVVAGIGAAFWAILAGLAVHAVLTVRRRAPDPPTAHPGPREVERPVAR
- a CDS encoding MFS transporter, translating into MSAPHGTPSGSVPTAGGGLLARMRDRRLVGAPSRARTIAYGASAFPSNLLMQTFSAFVVYFYVDHLGVRAGWVAGAMVAHGILNALLNPLVGAASDRRRTRWGRRVPWIVLGIVPLVVAFALVWMPPAVGPTGLVVWFLVVVALFDVAYVVVALNISALFPEIFRTTAERARGNTPRQIFGLVGMILGTAGAPLLYGTFGWTWMALLLAVVSLAFFVWSLAGMVERPVDDAVVREREAAVGLGDQLRYTFANRAFVTYVLGSLLLQSTTAIVLAAIPFYVRYTLGGAEADATLLLAPIFVAAIPSIVGWSWVVRKIGPRSAMLWVVAVYGLATCLYLVPSTVLGAALAGLAVGVGVAGLMQVLEVALAQVIDDDERRTGLRREGMYFGANGFVVRGSVIVQAVLVAGVLSASGYVEGAGDVVQPDSVATGVRLLLGGVPVVLAALAFVCFWFYPLRGRDPEDTDAALTDAGASPTAADPLPR